Proteins encoded in a region of the Flavobacteriaceae bacterium HL-DH10 genome:
- a CDS encoding RagB/SusD family nutrient uptake outer membrane protein, with translation MKNTYLYILFLGLLSLSSCSLDTEPLTQLTDTNFYSSTDDAYTALVGCYDGLQVVGGIGGMSFPVASEVMSDDCFGGTGASDGYNFAAVDEFDINRSPADVDLLNGNWVAYYRAIYRCNVFLSKMDQIDWKGDEALRNTYESETRVIRAYLYFEMVRLWGNIPLLTEPSTENIPQANPDEVYAVIAQDLVFAAENLSSGAYNSVDSGRVTKWAAKSLLGRVYLYYTGYYGKSDLVGIVTKVQALSHLEDVITGSGHGLVDDFSTLWPAASIDNYAGEDNKENIFSIKYTYTSDYNGNTDGNHWMVMFGMREFTSYPYGNGWGITVNGKLWDSYKDTDTRRSASIISVDDEEIPFDKINNQREYTGYYNKKYSPMSDIDGNSVVTAVGGVSFQISQFQDYVVMRYSDVLLMAAELGSANAQTYFDEVRQRAYKENFVSTTVSQENIMKERHLEFALEGVRYWDLLRQGVNTAASTIAETTELLSGGVSDTKIISEENIKTTNGLIQIPNTQITLSNNVLQQNAGW, from the coding sequence ATGAAAAATACATATTTATACATATTATTTTTAGGTTTATTGTCTCTAAGTTCTTGTAGTTTAGACACAGAACCTTTAACACAATTAACAGATACAAACTTTTATTCAAGTACAGATGATGCATATACCGCACTGGTAGGATGTTATGATGGATTACAAGTTGTTGGTGGTATTGGAGGTATGAGTTTTCCAGTAGCAAGCGAAGTCATGTCTGACGACTGCTTTGGTGGAACTGGCGCATCTGATGGCTATAATTTTGCTGCCGTAGATGAATTTGATATTAACCGTTCTCCTGCCGATGTAGATTTATTGAATGGTAATTGGGTAGCTTATTATAGAGCGATTTACCGTTGTAATGTTTTCTTATCTAAAATGGATCAAATAGACTGGAAAGGTGATGAGGCATTAAGAAATACTTACGAATCTGAAACACGAGTTATTAGAGCTTATCTATATTTTGAAATGGTAAGACTTTGGGGAAACATTCCTCTGTTAACAGAACCTTCTACTGAAAATATTCCGCAAGCAAATCCAGATGAAGTTTATGCTGTAATAGCACAGGACTTAGTTTTTGCTGCAGAAAATTTATCAAGTGGAGCTTACAATTCTGTTGATAGTGGGCGTGTTACAAAATGGGCTGCTAAATCATTACTTGGTCGTGTTTATTTATATTACACAGGGTATTATGGTAAATCAGATTTAGTAGGTATAGTTACTAAAGTTCAAGCATTATCACATTTAGAAGATGTTATTACAGGAAGCGGACATGGTTTAGTTGATGATTTTTCAACACTTTGGCCAGCAGCATCTATAGATAATTATGCAGGAGAAGATAATAAAGAAAATATCTTCTCAATTAAATATACATATACCAGTGATTATAATGGGAATACTGATGGTAACCATTGGATGGTTATGTTTGGTATGAGAGAATTCACATCTTATCCTTACGGAAACGGATGGGGAATTACTGTGAATGGTAAATTATGGGATTCCTATAAAGATACTGACACTAGAAGATCTGCATCGATTATTAGTGTTGATGATGAAGAAATTCCTTTTGATAAAATTAATAACCAAAGAGAATATACTGGGTATTATAATAAAAAGTATTCACCAATGTCTGATATAGATGGTAATAGTGTTGTAACAGCAGTTGGAGGTGTTAGTTTTCAAATTAGCCAATTTCAAGATTATGTGGTTATGAGATATTCAGATGTGCTTTTAATGGCAGCAGAATTAGGAAGTGCTAATGCGCAAACTTATTTTGATGAGGTAAGACAGCGTGCTTATAAAGAGAATTTTGTCTCAACTACCGTGTCTCAAGAAAATATTATGAAAGAAAGACATTTAGAATTTGCTTTAGAAGGTGTTAGATATTGGGATTTATTACGTCAAGGTGTTAATACTGCTGCATCAACAATTGCTGAAACTACAGAATTGTTAAGTGGTGGTGTATCAGATACTAAAATTATTTCTGAGGAAAATATCAAAACAACAAACGGTTTGATTCAAATTCCAAATACGCAAATTACATTATCTAATAATGTTTTACAGCAAAATGCTGGCTGGTAA